The following nucleotide sequence is from Malania oleifera isolate guangnan ecotype guangnan chromosome 4, ASM2987363v1, whole genome shotgun sequence.
GATGACAACTGAAGGATCGTGAGTTTTGGTTGTTCGTTATACTAGGCAGTTCCATATGATCACGGAGCTTAATTTTCTGAACTCACCTTTTTGTTACTAATCATCCCTAGGCTGCATTTTTTGGCACTACTATTTATGCTCTTGCAATTCAAAAACAAATTGTGGTTGAAATGTAAACATTTTTATGTTGGTTAGCCTTGTATTTGTAACAGAAAAGTGCTCAATGCCTCGATCCTTTTCGCAGGTGGAGTACCTTCCCATATCTTCTTTGGATAAATCCAGGCAAATCATGGAAGAGTTTGTTGATATATGGCAAGAAGCTGTGTCAAAACGATCATTGCCAGGTCATTTTATGCACATAGAACCAAACTTTGCAGAGTATGGCCTTGCTGACCTCTACACTTCCCAACACACAGCTGTTCAGTATGCTACGGTCATGGCTCAACTGATTGCAACAGTGCAATCGGTACAGCAAGTGAGAAATTAAATGAGAAAGAGAACAGTCCGCTGCTTTCTGTCCTTTATATCTGATTTTTCCTAGTAAAAACTTGATGTCTGCAGTTCCTGCTAGTACATTGTGTGAATCCTGATGTCTTTTGGATTGAATAGATGACACCTATAAATCTTTTTCTTTTGTGTATAACTGATgcattaaaaaagaaatagttgcATAAATCCTTGTTTTCTTTGGGTTGTAAGCTATGAGATCCTGCTGCAAGGCTGTAGAGACAAGAAAATCGGCATAAATATGTATGAATGGCTTGCGGCAGGATACCTCATTACTCATCTGTAATTAAACACAAATAGGGAACAGAGCTTCAAACAGCAGCAAGATTCCCAACACAGCCAGAGTTTGGTGCTTCTGAGCACCACCTATTTATAAATTTCTTTAACTATTACT
It contains:
- the LOC131154064 gene encoding mediator of RNA polymerase II transcription subunit 20a-like isoform X2, producing MGILLPEQPKKYYFVLRGQRIVLEADLTIQTIMEKLQSYKSRVSLNFEGFQYQLGDFQLKVGKVVPVNSESLRGIVMEVEYLPISSLDKSRQIMEEFVDIWQEAVSKRSLPGHFMHIEPNFAEYGLADLYTSQHTAVQYATVMAQLIATVQSVQQVRN